In Sedimentibacter sp. MB31-C6, one genomic interval encodes:
- the rimO gene encoding 30S ribosomal protein S12 methylthiotransferase RimO — translation MKKIYMHSLGCSKNLVDSENMLGILTEKGYEITDYADKADYIIINTCSFINDAMEESVNSILSAADIKYQVNKNAKIIVTGCLAQRFGSELSKEIPEVDIIVGTSGFDKIDKYIEEYEKENKLIVKTSEDEINEILPRNTLTPSWYAYLKISEGCSNNCTYCIIPKIRGKYKSRKIENIVDEARVLAKKGVKEIIIIAQDTSKYGLDIYNERKLHEVIHKISEIDGIEWIRIHYMYPEDVYDDLINEFKNNNKLLKYFDIPLQHISDNILKKMNRKTNKEQIITLISKIRKEVDGAVIRTSLITGFPGETEEEHKELKDFLQKYKLDRVGIFKYSREENTPAYKLPNQISENVKEQRHDELMELQLGISYELNSNKIGNTYDVLIEEKDVENIYVGRTYMDSIEIDGCVYVTSDEELTIGNIYKVKINDALEYDLIGDVKQ, via the coding sequence ATGAAAAAAATTTACATGCATTCACTAGGATGTTCGAAAAACCTTGTTGATTCAGAGAACATGCTTGGAATTCTTACAGAAAAAGGATATGAGATAACTGATTATGCAGACAAGGCAGATTATATTATAATTAATACTTGTTCTTTTATTAATGATGCTATGGAAGAATCGGTTAATTCTATACTAAGTGCGGCAGATATTAAATATCAAGTTAATAAAAATGCTAAAATAATAGTAACGGGATGTTTAGCTCAACGGTTTGGAAGTGAATTATCAAAGGAAATTCCTGAGGTAGATATAATAGTTGGTACAAGTGGCTTTGATAAAATAGATAAATATATTGAAGAATATGAAAAAGAAAATAAGTTAATCGTAAAAACAAGTGAAGATGAGATAAATGAAATATTACCACGAAATACATTAACTCCTAGTTGGTATGCATACTTGAAAATATCAGAAGGTTGTAGTAATAATTGTACTTATTGTATTATTCCTAAAATAAGAGGTAAATATAAAAGTCGTAAAATTGAAAATATAGTGGATGAAGCTAGAGTACTTGCAAAGAAAGGTGTAAAGGAAATAATAATAATAGCACAGGATACGAGTAAGTACGGGTTAGATATTTATAATGAAAGAAAATTGCATGAAGTAATTCATAAAATATCTGAAATTGATGGAATAGAATGGATTAGAATTCATTATATGTATCCTGAGGATGTATATGATGACCTAATAAATGAATTTAAAAATAATAATAAGCTGCTAAAATATTTTGATATTCCACTTCAGCATATAAGCGATAATATTTTAAAAAAGATGAACAGAAAAACAAATAAAGAACAAATTATTACTTTGATTTCTAAAATTCGAAAGGAAGTTGATGGTGCTGTAATTAGAACTTCTTTAATTACAGGATTTCCAGGAGAAACAGAAGAAGAACATAAAGAGTTGAAAGATTTTTTACAAAAATATAAGTTAGATAGAGTGGGAATATTTAAATATTCTAGGGAAGAAAACACACCAGCATATAAATTGCCAAATCAAATAAGTGAAAATGTAAAAGAACAAAGACATGATGAGTTAATGGAATTACAACTAGGCATATCATATGAACTTAATAGTAATAAAATAGGAAATACTTATGATGTATTAATTGAAGAAAAGGATGTTGAAAATATATATGTAGGTAGAACATATATGGATTCAATAGAAATAGACGGTTGTGTTTATGTAACATCAGATGAAGAGTTAACTATAGGCAATATTTATAAAGTGAAAATAAATGATGCCTTAGAATATGATTTGATAGGAGATGTGAAACAATGA
- a CDS encoding FtsK/SpoIIIE family DNA translocase → MAKVQNTEVKNKKKTTHKKSKKKKTSTDNKNNLLKKEITGIFIVAFAVFLIIVINTETQTGIVGKTINLFTYSVFGKGSSILPFVILIIGMMRLLNWEVFNDNDQVIAVIGFFVCYIMYCAISDLAVYAIMTGNSNFSELIISSIDTGILNKGGGILGNILTFISIKLVGKNGTFIVLGALIFSFIILLTNQSVIGLFTVIINYIKKILNAIYSFVFIEVDEENKSKKKAIDNKSQIDQNENIKIYDYSNSQLENLKKSDITQLKIDEIKKAELTNNLVSNIDNTTQGDNETENSEVSKKKGKKAIEKFEPEEITDDIISITGNSADKYKLPSTTLLTSIPSSSKGDKADLRKDGEKLIETLNNFNIPCNILQISKGPTITRYEIQPAPGIKVSRITGLTNDIAMALATSEIRMEAPIPGKSAIGIEVPNRIKTSVFLRNLIESKDYKSVNTKIPFALGKDIAGKNIIASIEKMPHLLIAGATGSGKSVCINSLIMSILFKAKPDEVKLILIDPKVVELSIYNGIPHLLIPVVTDPRKAANALNWAVAEMTNRYKVFAQNSVRDILSYNEKMVKEQSEKMPQIVIIIDELADLMTVASSEVEEYITRIAQLARACGIHLVIATQRPSVDVITGVIKANIPSRIAFAVSSQIDSRTILDCGGAEKLLGKGDMLYHPMGMAKPIRIQGTFISDEEIKRVVDNIREQHIELKTEKREEILDEIEKSPTKQKEADELLEQAIELVVDNGQASASYIQRKFKVGYARAARILDQIEERGIVGGHEGSKPRKVLITKEELEELRGNK, encoded by the coding sequence ATGGCAAAGGTACAAAATACTGAAGTAAAAAATAAAAAGAAAACTACTCATAAGAAGAGTAAAAAAAAGAAGACTTCAACAGATAATAAAAACAACCTTCTAAAAAAAGAAATAACTGGAATATTTATTGTTGCTTTTGCAGTATTTTTGATTATTGTAATAAATACAGAAACTCAAACTGGCATAGTAGGAAAAACAATAAATCTATTTACATATTCAGTATTTGGAAAGGGCTCAAGCATTCTTCCCTTTGTAATTTTAATAATTGGTATGATGAGATTATTAAATTGGGAAGTTTTTAATGATAATGATCAAGTTATTGCTGTAATAGGGTTTTTTGTTTGTTACATAATGTATTGTGCAATATCTGACTTAGCTGTTTATGCTATAATGACAGGAAACAGCAATTTTAGTGAATTAATAATTAGTTCAATAGATACAGGAATTTTAAATAAAGGTGGAGGCATACTTGGAAACATTCTAACTTTCATTTCAATAAAGTTAGTTGGGAAAAACGGAACTTTTATAGTATTAGGTGCTTTAATTTTCTCTTTTATTATACTTCTTACAAATCAAAGTGTAATTGGACTATTTACAGTAATTATTAATTATATTAAAAAAATATTAAATGCTATATATAGTTTTGTATTTATAGAAGTAGATGAAGAAAATAAATCAAAGAAAAAGGCTATAGATAATAAAAGTCAGATTGACCAAAATGAAAATATTAAAATTTACGATTACTCAAATTCTCAACTTGAAAACTTAAAAAAATCTGATATTACTCAATTAAAAATAGACGAAATTAAAAAAGCTGAATTAACAAATAATTTAGTTTCTAATATAGATAATACTACACAGGGAGATAATGAAACTGAAAATTCTGAAGTATCAAAAAAGAAGGGAAAAAAGGCAATTGAAAAGTTTGAACCAGAAGAAATTACAGATGATATCATTAGCATAACAGGAAATAGTGCGGATAAATATAAACTTCCTTCTACTACGCTACTTACATCTATTCCATCCAGCTCAAAAGGGGATAAGGCTGACTTGCGTAAGGATGGAGAAAAGCTTATAGAAACTTTGAATAACTTTAATATACCGTGTAATATATTGCAAATTAGTAAAGGTCCAACAATAACTCGATATGAAATACAACCTGCACCAGGTATTAAAGTAAGTAGAATTACTGGACTAACTAATGATATCGCAATGGCATTAGCTACATCAGAAATACGTATGGAAGCTCCTATACCAGGAAAATCAGCAATTGGGATAGAAGTTCCAAATCGAATTAAGACCAGTGTATTTTTGAGAAATTTAATTGAATCTAAAGATTATAAATCAGTAAATACAAAAATACCATTTGCGTTAGGAAAGGATATAGCAGGAAAAAATATAATAGCTAGTATTGAGAAAATGCCACACTTGCTTATTGCAGGAGCAACAGGCTCAGGAAAAAGTGTTTGCATTAACTCTTTAATTATGAGTATATTATTTAAAGCTAAGCCGGATGAGGTCAAACTTATATTAATTGATCCTAAGGTTGTTGAATTAAGTATTTATAATGGAATCCCTCATTTGCTTATTCCAGTAGTAACTGATCCGCGTAAGGCTGCCAATGCATTAAATTGGGCAGTCGCAGAAATGACTAATCGTTATAAGGTGTTTGCACAAAACAGTGTAAGAGATATTTTATCGTATAATGAGAAGATGGTTAAGGAACAATCAGAAAAAATGCCTCAAATTGTAATAATAATTGATGAGCTTGCAGATTTAATGACTGTAGCTTCTAGTGAAGTAGAAGAATATATTACTAGAATAGCACAGTTAGCAAGAGCATGTGGTATACATCTTGTTATAGCAACTCAAAGGCCATCTGTCGATGTTATAACAGGGGTTATTAAGGCAAATATTCCATCTAGAATAGCTTTTGCTGTATCTTCACAAATAGATTCTCGTACTATTTTAGATTGCGGTGGTGCTGAAAAGCTGTTAGGTAAAGGTGACATGTTATATCACCCAATGGGAATGGCAAAACCAATAAGAATTCAAGGTACATTTATTTCTGATGAAGAAATTAAACGTGTAGTTGATAATATCAGAGAACAACATATAGAGTTAAAAACAGAAAAAAGAGAAGAAATTTTAGATGAAATTGAAAAATCACCTACAAAACAGAAAGAAGCAGATGAATTATTAGAACAAGCAATAGAACTTGTAGTTGATAATGGTCAAGCTTCAGCTTCATATATTCAAAGAAAATTTAAAGTTGGATATGCAAGGGCAGCTAGAATTCTGGATCAAATAGAAGAAAGAGGAATTGTAGGAGGGCACGAGGGAAGTAAACCTCGAAAAGTACTTATTACAAAAGAAGAATTAGAAGAATTGAGAGGAAATAAATGA
- a CDS encoding ClpP family protease: MNPFLFSGNETNKDENSNQQMENVKQVGSMSDVNPVKDICFISIIGEIEGHSSLPPQSKTTKYEHIIPMIIGAEMDPQIKGILMLINTVGGDVEAGLAISELVASITKPTVSLVLGGGHSIGTALAVSARHSFIAPTGTMTIHPIRTNGFVIGVPQTFRYFQKMQERITNFIVSNSRVDRESLLGYMYDTDEIANDVGTVLNAQEVVDIGLIDEIGGFSASMNVLRNIIDENDK; encoded by the coding sequence ATGAATCCATTTCTATTTAGTGGGAATGAAACTAATAAAGACGAAAATTCAAATCAACAAATGGAAAATGTCAAACAGGTAGGTAGTATGTCAGATGTTAATCCTGTTAAAGACATATGTTTTATTAGTATTATAGGTGAAATTGAAGGTCACTCATCTTTACCACCTCAAAGTAAAACAACAAAATATGAACATATAATACCAATGATTATAGGTGCCGAAATGGATCCTCAAATAAAAGGTATACTTATGCTTATAAATACTGTAGGAGGTGATGTAGAAGCCGGTTTAGCAATATCAGAACTTGTTGCAAGTATAACTAAACCTACAGTTTCTTTAGTATTAGGAGGTGGACACAGTATAGGAACTGCTCTTGCAGTATCAGCTAGACATTCTTTTATAGCACCTACAGGAACAATGACTATTCATCCAATAAGAACTAATGGATTTGTAATAGGTGTGCCCCAAACCTTTAGGTATTTCCAAAAAATGCAAGAAAGGATAACGAATTTTATAGTATCTAACTCAAGAGTAGATAGGGAATCACTATTAGGTTATATGTATGATACAGACGAAATCGCTAATGACGTAGGAACTGTTCTCAATGCACAAGAAGTCGTGGATATAGGATTAATAGACGAAATAGGCGGTTTTAGCGCCTCTATGAACGTGTTAAGGAATATAATAGATGAGAATGATAAGTAG
- a CDS encoding YlmC/YmxH family sporulation protein, producing MKLSELYSKEIINIDTGENMGIFGDCDLVIDEKTGSIISFISGSSNRFNFFKEQKKKEISWKSIKKIGSDMIIIENE from the coding sequence GTGAAGCTAAGTGAATTGTATAGTAAGGAAATTATTAATATTGACACAGGTGAAAATATGGGGATTTTTGGAGACTGTGATTTGGTTATTGATGAAAAAACTGGTTCGATAATAAGTTTTATATCTGGAAGCTCAAATAGATTTAATTTTTTTAAAGAGCAGAAAAAAAAGGAAATATCATGGAAAAGTATAAAAAAAATTGGCAGTGATATGATTATCATAGAAAATGAGTGA
- the dut gene encoding dUTP diphosphatase — translation MKVKVIKNNQFDLPVYETKGSAGVDLQANIESSVILKPLERALVPTGLFLEIPEGYEAQVRARSGLAIKHGISLVNGIGTIDSDYRGEIKVILINLGDKEFTINNGDRIAQMIFIKHEQADFELVEELQDTERGKGGFGHTGV, via the coding sequence ATGAAAGTTAAAGTTATTAAAAACAATCAATTTGATTTACCAGTCTATGAAACTAAAGGATCAGCTGGTGTAGATTTACAGGCAAATATAGAAAGTTCTGTTATTTTAAAACCTTTAGAAAGAGCTTTAGTGCCCACGGGTTTATTTTTAGAAATTCCTGAAGGATATGAAGCTCAAGTGAGAGCTAGAAGCGGACTTGCAATAAAGCATGGGATTAGTCTTGTAAATGGAATAGGTACTATAGATTCAGACTATAGAGGTGAAATAAAAGTTATATTAATTAACTTAGGAGATAAGGAATTTACAATTAATAATGGAGATAGAATTGCACAAATGATTTTTATTAAACATGAGCAAGCTGATTTTGAGTTAGTAGAAGAACTTCAAGATACCGAAAGAGGAAAAGGAGGCTTCGGTCACACAGGAGTATAA
- a CDS encoding M16 family metallopeptidase, giving the protein MIKKHTLDNGLRITMEKIDYVKSASIGIWVKVGSSNENEETNGLSHFIEHMLFKGTKNRKANQIAEEIDSLGGQLNAFTSKEYTCFYVKVLDENIEEAVDILSDMFFNSQFKQEEIEKEISVVIEEIKMYEDSPEDNVHDKLTEIVFNDSPMAYNILGTEGNLKTFTTEKVLNYMNDNYSPYNTVIAIAGNFDENKFINLIKNKFDSWKNNEVIHTDKHGKYERKVIPINKDLEQLHMCIGNKTIGRHDPYYYPLTILNNLFGGTMSSRLFQEVREKKGLVYSVYSFVSNYTNSGIFSIYAGMSFNQAEDALRTILKEMISMKNGNISMKEFNRAKQQIKGNYILSLESTSSRMSSIGRKELLYNEIQYPDEIIEKINNVKYDDVLKIANELFNLDELSITFAGNLKKHKDLEEKINKVLGDNYES; this is encoded by the coding sequence ATGATAAAGAAACACACATTAGATAATGGACTTAGAATAACAATGGAAAAGATAGACTATGTAAAGTCTGCTTCGATTGGTATTTGGGTTAAAGTAGGATCAAGTAACGAAAATGAAGAAACGAATGGTTTGTCGCATTTTATTGAGCATATGTTATTTAAAGGTACAAAAAATAGAAAGGCTAATCAAATAGCAGAAGAAATTGATAGCTTGGGAGGTCAATTAAATGCATTTACCAGTAAAGAATATACATGTTTTTATGTAAAGGTATTAGATGAAAATATTGAAGAGGCAGTGGATATTTTGTCCGATATGTTTTTCAATTCACAATTCAAGCAAGAAGAAATAGAAAAAGAAATTTCTGTTGTTATAGAAGAAATAAAAATGTATGAAGATTCGCCTGAAGATAATGTTCATGATAAATTAACTGAAATAGTTTTTAATGACAGTCCTATGGCTTACAACATACTTGGTACAGAAGGAAATCTGAAAACATTCACTACAGAAAAAGTATTAAATTATATGAATGATAATTACTCTCCCTATAATACAGTTATAGCTATTGCAGGAAATTTTGATGAAAATAAATTCATTAATTTAATAAAAAACAAATTTGATAGTTGGAAAAACAATGAAGTTATTCATACTGATAAACATGGTAAATATGAAAGAAAAGTTATTCCTATTAATAAAGATTTAGAACAATTGCATATGTGTATAGGTAATAAAACTATTGGTAGACACGATCCTTATTATTATCCACTTACAATTTTAAATAATTTGTTTGGCGGAACTATGAGTTCTAGATTATTTCAAGAAGTGCGAGAAAAAAAAGGCTTAGTTTATTCTGTATATTCATTTGTGTCTAATTATACTAATAGCGGGATTTTCAGTATATATGCAGGGATGTCTTTTAATCAGGCAGAAGATGCCTTAAGAACTATATTAAAAGAAATGATTAGTATGAAAAATGGAAATATTTCTATGAAAGAGTTTAATAGAGCAAAGCAACAAATAAAAGGTAATTATATACTAAGTTTAGAAAGTACATCTAGCCGTATGTCTTCAATCGGAAGAAAAGAGTTGTTATACAATGAAATTCAATATCCAGATGAAATTATTGAAAAAATAAACAATGTTAAATATGATGATGTGTTAAAGATAGCTAATGAATTATTTAATTTAGATGAATTAAGCATTACCTTTGCAGGTAATTTAAAAAAACATAAAGATTTAGAAGAAAAAATAAATAAAGTACTAGGAGACAATTATGAAAGTTAA
- a CDS encoding polysaccharide deacetylase family protein, translating into MKFFCNNIIFIRRLIIIVLIAVIIILLILGRYNTKKIGVFSEKEAEEFVIRKGTNVEGKVVSFACKVDWGNDYISPLLDLFDKYNVKITFFPTGRWAAEFPGIVPKLSARGHEIGNSGFLNKSYETLSYENAYEDIDKADKILRELTGYDLKLFTTPSGTYNDDVIKAAIDLGYPGIILGSIDTMDWKKGTTTDMINENIFNKLTTSDIIIIHPTKRTVDSLGTIIEELLTQNYKIVPVSEMLKK; encoded by the coding sequence ATGAAATTTTTTTGCAATAATATAATTTTTATAAGAAGACTTATAATTATAGTTTTAATAGCAGTTATAATAATTTTACTTATATTAGGACGATATAATACTAAGAAAATTGGAGTATTTAGTGAAAAAGAAGCTGAAGAATTTGTTATTAGAAAAGGAACAAATGTTGAAGGTAAAGTAGTTTCATTTGCTTGTAAAGTGGACTGGGGCAATGATTATATAAGTCCGTTGCTTGACTTGTTTGATAAATATAATGTTAAAATAACTTTTTTTCCTACAGGTAGATGGGCAGCAGAATTTCCAGGGATAGTACCTAAATTAAGTGCTCGCGGTCATGAAATAGGAAACAGTGGATTTCTTAATAAATCCTATGAAACATTGTCCTATGAAAATGCATATGAAGATATAGACAAAGCAGATAAGATTTTAAGAGAATTAACGGGTTATGATTTGAAACTATTTACAACACCTTCTGGAACTTATAATGACGATGTAATTAAAGCTGCAATTGACTTAGGTTATCCTGGAATCATACTTGGATCTATTGATACTATGGATTGGAAAAAAGGAACTACTACAGATATGATAAATGAGAATATTTTCAATAAGCTTACAACAAGTGACATCATAATAATACATCCAACAAAAAGAACTGTTGATTCATTAGGGACAATTATTGAAGAGTTACTAACACAAAATTATAAGATAGTACCAGTAAGTGAAATGCTTAAGAAGTGA
- a CDS encoding polyribonucleotide nucleotidyltransferase, which produces MEEKVFKYMLAGRELKVTVGKIAELTNGSCIVQYGDTVIMANTAASKEPRQGIDFFPLSVDFEEKLYSVGKIPGGFLKREGKPSDKAILTSRLIDRPIRPLFPKGFRNDVSVVVTVLSVDQNCSPEIAGMIGSSIALTISDIPFDGPTAAVNVGLINDEFIINPNSKQRETTDLNLTVSGTKEAIMMVEAGANEISEAKMLDAILRAHDEIKLLCDFIEEIRKEVGKDKFDFVKFEADEEIEQEIREYASPIINEAIIVEDKTERQEKIDEFKAKATEIFLEKYPENAADIDDALYKIVKEKVRENILERGIRPDNRKIDEIRKISCEVGMLPRTHGSALFTRGQTQVLTVATLGVTSEEQKIDGISEETSKRYMHHYNFPSYSVGETRPSRGPGRREIGHGALAERALEPVLPSEDKFPYTIRLVSEVVSSNGSTSQASVCGSTLSLMDAGVPIKAPVAGVAMGLMKEKDNVVVLTDIQGMEDFLGDMDFKVAGTKEGITAIQMDIKVHGIDKTVLTNALEKALIGRLFILDKMMACIDTPREEVSKYAPKIIKMNIKPDKIRDVIGAGGKVINKIIDETGVKIDIEEDGSVLIAAEIVENAYKAKKIIEGIVKEIEVGELILGKVVNITTFGAFVQLTDNKDGLLHISQISENRVKKVEDVLKLGDEILVKVIEIDQNGKIKLSRKEAIKESEDK; this is translated from the coding sequence ATGGAAGAGAAAGTATTTAAATATATGCTCGCTGGAAGAGAACTGAAAGTTACTGTAGGGAAAATAGCAGAACTTACAAATGGTTCTTGTATTGTACAATATGGTGATACAGTCATAATGGCAAATACAGCTGCATCAAAGGAACCTAGACAAGGTATAGACTTTTTTCCATTGAGTGTTGATTTTGAAGAAAAACTATACTCTGTAGGAAAAATTCCAGGGGGATTCTTAAAAAGAGAAGGTAAACCTAGTGATAAGGCAATCCTTACATCACGTCTTATAGATAGACCCATAAGACCATTGTTTCCAAAGGGATTTAGAAATGATGTTTCAGTTGTAGTAACAGTATTGTCAGTTGACCAAAATTGTTCACCTGAAATTGCTGGAATGATAGGCTCATCAATAGCATTGACAATATCAGATATTCCTTTTGATGGACCAACAGCAGCTGTAAATGTAGGATTGATTAATGATGAATTTATTATAAATCCAAATAGTAAGCAAAGAGAAACAACAGATTTGAATTTAACAGTTTCAGGAACTAAAGAAGCAATCATGATGGTTGAAGCAGGAGCTAATGAAATTTCCGAAGCAAAAATGCTTGATGCTATTTTACGTGCTCATGATGAAATAAAATTATTATGTGATTTTATAGAAGAAATAAGAAAAGAAGTTGGAAAAGATAAATTTGATTTTGTTAAGTTTGAAGCAGATGAAGAAATTGAACAAGAAATAAGAGAATATGCTTCGCCTATTATTAATGAAGCTATAATTGTTGAAGATAAAACAGAAAGACAAGAAAAAATTGATGAATTTAAAGCTAAGGCAACAGAGATATTTTTAGAAAAATATCCAGAAAATGCAGCTGATATAGATGATGCTCTTTACAAAATAGTAAAAGAAAAAGTAAGGGAAAATATACTTGAAAGAGGAATTAGACCTGACAACAGAAAAATTGATGAAATAAGAAAAATATCTTGTGAAGTAGGAATGTTACCTAGAACACATGGCTCTGCATTATTTACAAGAGGTCAAACTCAAGTTTTAACTGTAGCAACTTTGGGAGTTACTAGTGAAGAACAAAAAATTGATGGCATATCAGAAGAAACATCTAAAAGATACATGCACCATTACAATTTTCCATCATATTCAGTTGGTGAAACAAGACCATCCAGAGGTCCAGGAAGAAGAGAAATTGGTCATGGAGCATTAGCTGAGAGAGCTTTAGAACCTGTATTGCCTTCTGAAGATAAATTCCCATATACTATTAGACTTGTTTCTGAGGTAGTAAGTTCAAATGGATCAACATCACAAGCCAGTGTGTGTGGAAGTACTTTGTCACTAATGGATGCAGGTGTACCAATTAAAGCGCCAGTTGCTGGAGTAGCCATGGGATTGATGAAAGAAAAAGACAACGTTGTTGTACTTACTGACATTCAAGGCATGGAAGACTTTTTAGGAGATATGGATTTTAAAGTAGCCGGAACAAAAGAAGGTATTACTGCTATACAAATGGATATTAAAGTACATGGTATCGATAAAACAGTATTAACAAACGCATTAGAAAAGGCATTAATTGGAAGGTTATTTATTTTAGATAAAATGATGGCATGTATTGATACACCAAGAGAAGAAGTAAGTAAATATGCTCCTAAGATTATCAAGATGAATATTAAGCCTGATAAAATTAGAGATGTTATAGGTGCTGGCGGAAAAGTAATTAATAAAATAATAGATGAAACTGGTGTTAAAATTGATATTGAAGAGGATGGTTCAGTTTTAATTGCAGCAGAAATCGTTGAAAATGCTTATAAGGCTAAGAAAATAATAGAAGGCATTGTTAAAGAAATTGAAGTAGGAGAATTGATTCTCGGTAAAGTTGTAAATATTACGACTTTTGGAGCATTTGTTCAGCTAACTGATAATAAAGATGGATTGCTTCATATATCACAAATATCAGAAAATAGAGTAAAAAAAGTTGAAGATGTTCTTAAATTAGGAGATGAAATATTAGTTAAAGTAATAGAGATTGATCAAAATGGTAAAATAAAACTTTCAAGAAAAGAAGCAATAAAAGAATCAGAAGATAAATAA
- the rpsO gene encoding 30S ribosomal protein S15 — translation MTMTKEQKTQIIEQYKINEHDTGSPEVQIALLTYRINNLTEHLKGNKKDHHSRRGLLQMVGQRRGFLNYLKNNDIERYRSIIAKLGLRR, via the coding sequence ATGACTATGACAAAAGAACAAAAAACACAAATAATAGAGCAATATAAGATTAATGAGCATGACACAGGTTCACCCGAAGTTCAAATTGCTTTATTAACTTACAGAATTAATAATTTGACTGAACATTTAAAAGGCAATAAAAAAGACCATCACTCTAGAAGAGGTCTTTTACAAATGGTTGGACAAAGAAGGGGTTTTCTTAACTACTTAAAAAATAATGACATTGAAAGATATAGAAGCATTATTGCAAAATTAGGATTAAGAAGATAG
- a CDS encoding FAD synthetase family protein, translating to MIKNNASCVALGNFDGIHIGHDILIKRMIEKSHETNQDSIIITFKYVKKDLKKSSFNIRYINNTKKKIDMLKSYGVTNVVEIELDEVISKYSPEQFIKEILIGRFNAKNIVVGYNFTFGYKAMGNIKTLKKFEDIYGYRVEEIYPVKYNGIAVSSTLVRNLIREGKIREGNTLLINDYTIYSEDIIINNNKKVGFVNNNSSIVVPIEGKYKVRIGEDEAIATIITNKEGSVFTFNKEINASKDIIFLDKII from the coding sequence ATGATAAAAAATAATGCATCATGTGTTGCTCTTGGAAATTTCGATGGTATTCACATAGGACATGACATTTTAATTAAAAGAATGATAGAAAAAAGCCATGAAACAAATCAAGATAGCATTATAATAACTTTTAAGTATGTAAAAAAAGATTTGAAAAAATCTAGCTTTAATATTAGATATATTAATAATACAAAGAAAAAAATAGATATGTTAAAATCCTATGGCGTAACAAACGTAGTTGAAATAGAGCTAGATGAGGTAATCTCTAAATACTCGCCAGAACAATTTATTAAGGAAATACTTATTGGAAGGTTTAATGCTAAAAATATAGTTGTAGGGTATAATTTTACATTTGGTTATAAAGCTATGGGAAATATTAAGACATTAAAAAAATTTGAGGATATATATGGCTATAGAGTTGAAGAAATATACCCTGTAAAATATAATGGTATAGCAGTTAGTAGTACTTTGGTACGTAATTTAATAAGAGAAGGAAAAATTCGTGAAGGTAATACTCTCTTAATAAATGATTATACTATTTATAGCGAAGATATTATTATAAATAATAATAAAAAAGTGGGATTTGTAAATAATAATAGTAGTATTGTAGTACCAATAGAAGGAAAGTATAAAGTAAGAATAGGTGAAGATGAAGCCATAGCAACAATAATTACGAATAAAGAAGGCAGTGTTTTTACCTTTAATAAGGAAATTAATGCAAGTAAAGATATAATATTTTTAGATAAAATTATATAA